In Colletotrichum destructivum chromosome 1, complete sequence, the sequence AGGGAAATAAAGCCACCACACGCTCGGATGATCAGCTGATGAAATGTCGAACGGACTGGGACGCAGAGGCTGTCTCGGCGTTCGACTTCTGCATGACACGATGGATGCTACTCATGTACGCTCCACGACTTTGATCGTTGACCGTTGACCGCTGAACATTCAACGACCTACTATGTGCCATTgtccgaggtcgagctgTAACTGCCAACTGCTAACGACCTCCGAGACGACTTGCCAACTTGGCGCTGTTTGTTTGTTCTGTGTTTCTTCTCTGGGCGGCATGCCGTTTTCGACTTTCTCGGACAGTTGCAACGCACGGCATGACGGCTGCTCGACGGTTATTCGGCTACCTTGGTTGGGCAATCTCGATCTCCCCCGATGGGCCGGCAATCACTCCAGATCATGGTACCCGGAAGCCTCGGCGCAGCCAACGACAAACCACCACACACAGTCTGCCTGTCCTGCTTGTTTACTCTGGTGATGTGGGGGGTTGGAAGAGTGTGACCTGTCAGTGCAGCGTGTTGAATTAGGTAGGACCCATTGCCTTTGCAAGCTTTTCCCCAGCATAGCGTCCCCATTCTGAGACGTTTTCGAGTTCGCTCGGACGCCGCTATCGATAGGGGGGGCGGTTGCACTGCAGTGACCTTCATCGAGCTCAGTGAGGCGGAtcggggggtgggggggcgCATTCGTGCACCAGCCACAGGGCGGAATGGGCTAGCCTCCGGCTCATCATAATGCCATGAACGCCTCGCCCAGGGCTTCAAGGCTTGACATTGACGGCGGTCTCGGGTAACGTGACAGGGCAACTGGTTCAAGCGCCGAGGATGAGTAAAGGACGAGAGCACAGCTCACCATGGTCCTCGTTCACGACAGAGCGTCAATGGCTCTAATGTTTGAGATGCCAGGAGGTTCGTCAAAGTCTCCGTTCAGCCAGAAAAGATGGCAGACGGCAACGACCGAGGTCCGGCTCGAAACGGACACTagcactcactcactcacttgcTCACTGATATGGGGGCCCAGTACCTACTACGCACAGCATGTCTTTCCCCCCCATCGCGGACTCCGGTCCTTGTCGGACAGTCTCCCCCCCAACCCTTTTTCGGAATCGTCCGTCGGAATCGACCCCTCGGATTGCGACGGCCCAACTTCTCTCCCTCCACTCCGGCCGGAATCTCGACTCTGGCGCTGCACACCACAATTTCGAAAACCCGTCTCTTCCTTCTCATCAATCGTCGTCGTGATACCAACTGCTCAGGCTTCGTCTGTAGCACCAACCACTGCTtctacctctctctctctccctctcttcctcgttCGCACACCACCTCACCCTCCCTAACCCGTCCAATTCGCCCAGCATGACTGTCACCAGTGTCACGCGAAACGAGCTCTGGCGGCACCCGGACCCCACCTCGACTCCCATGTGGGCATTCCTCCTCCGTGTGAATTCCAAGTATGGCCTTGAACTGGCAGACTACCCCGGCCTGTACAAGTGGTCCATTGAGAACGTGGCAGAGTTCTGGGAGGAAGTGTGGCATTTTGTGGGCATCACCGCCTCCAAGCCGTTCGACAAGGTACGCTGGCCAACGCACATTCGTCATATCTCAAACTCAGCCCAACCTCATCCTGTCTCGCCTCGCTATGCTTGGCACGCCTTGACGGCTTTGCCTGTCCGAAggcggtcggcggcgaagaaagAGAACTTTATGTGACATCAGTGTGAGAGAAGGGCTCAAACTCTACGCAAGTGCCAgagaggtcgtcgtcgatgccacCATCCTCACCAGTGTCTTGAACCCTCGTCAGAACATCCGTCAAGAACCTTGACGTTGGCGTTCGGTGAGGCGGATGGCCATGTGGCTATGGCAAGCAGCTTTGCATGATTACCATCCCCGAGTGTCGAGTCATGCCATGAGCCGATGGATTGCCAATGAGGATGTCGTTGTTCGTCAAGGCTTCAACGCCGGCCCCGGTGCCGCCTCCATGACATCTGTCCCCCAATCAGATCAGCTGCTGATCCGGCCCGACTGCCCACTAGGTCCTGCCGCTCAATGCACCCATGTACCCGCGTCCAGACTTCTTCGAGGGTGCCCGTCTCAACTTCGCCGAAAACCTGCTTTTCCCggccaacgtcgccgtcgaccccaCAGCCGTCGCGACCATCACCACTACCGAACTCggcccctccgtctccaCAACATGGGCCGAGCTCCGAGATGCCGTCCGCCGCTGCTCTGCCGGTCTCCGTGCCCGCGGTGTCCGGCCCAATGATATCGTGGCCGGTTTCGTCTCCAATCATGTACAAgccgtcgttgccgccctcgccgctgcTTCCGTTGGTGCCATCTGGACCGGTATCAGCCCCGACAACGGTGTCAGCGCCGTGCTCGACCGTCTGGCCCAGATTGGGCCCAAGGTCCTCTTCGCTGACAATGGCACCGTGTACAACGGCAAAGAGTGGAGCAGCACCGACAAGACCGAAGATATTGTCAGGGCTCTGATGCAGAACGGCCTGGAGCTTGTTGTTGTCATCAACAACGTCGGATGTGATCTTGGCATTGATGGCTTGACGGCCACGAATGTTGTCGCCGAGGAATATGAGTCCTTCCTGCAGAGGTACAAGGCGTCTTTTGGCATTCCTCCCTATTTTCTTCCTGCTGACCGAGAAGTAGCTCTCCTGATGAGCCGCTCAAGTTCGAGCAGCTCCCCCCCTCGCATCCACTCTACATTCTCTACTCCAGCGGCACAACAGGCCTGCCCAAGGCAATCGTGCACACGGCCCTGGGCACCCTCATCCAGCACAAGAAGGAGCATGCCCTGCACGGCTCCCTCACCTCATCCTCGCGCATGCTCTACTATACGACCACCTCCTGGATGATGTGGCACTGGTCCGTatcggccctcgccgtcggcgccaccaTTGTCCTCTACTCGGGCTCCCCTTTCAAGCCCCACGGCCACCTTTCTCTCCCGCGTCTCCTCTCCAGTCTCCGCATAACCCACTTCGGCACCTCCGCTGCCTACctcaccgccctcgaggcaAACGCCGTCTACCCCGTCAACGAGCCCGGCATCGATCTTTCGCCCCTCGAGGCGATCTATTCCACCGCCAgccccctcccgccctctaccttctccttcgtctACAAGGCCTTCCCGTCCAAGGTGAACCTCGCCTCCATCACTGGCGGGACCGATATCATTTCCCTTTTCGGCGCCCCGTGCCCCCTCCTGCCCGTTCGCGTTGGCGAGATCCAGTGCGCGGGCCTTGGCATggccatccgcgccgtcgacTCCCTCTCGGGCAAACCTCTCCCCGACCCGTCCCATCCGGGTGACCTCATCTGCACGGCCCCGTTCCCCTGCCAGCCCCTGACCTTCTTCGGCACCGGAGGCGACGCGAAATACAAGGCGGCCTACTTTGAGCGCTTCGCTGACGTCTGCGGCGTCAAAGGCGCTGTCTGGCACCACGGTGACTTTGTGAAGATCCCGAACCCAGCCACCGGGTCGCTCCTCATGCTCGGTCGCTCCGATGGCGTCCTCAAGCCCGCGGGCGTGCGATTCGGCAGCGCCGAGATCTACAACATCCTCACGCGCTTCTTCGcgcccgaggtcgaggacgccgtctGCGTCGGCCGGAGACGCGCCacggacgccgacgagacTGTGTGCCTCTTCGTCgtgcccgccgccggacgccacttcgacgacgagctgcgggccaagatcaagagcGTCATCCGGAGGGAGCTGAGCCCTAGACACGTCCCTggtgtcgtcgaggaggcccgcGGCGGCATTCCGAAGACTGGCAACGGCAAAAAGTGAGTCTCGTGAACAGTTATTTGTCTTGTTGAATGGCGCATTGGTTGTAGCATTACCCAAGACGAGAGAAGGCTGACTTGGTTGATATAGGATCGAGGTAGCGGTTAAGCAGATCCTCTCGGGCATGGACGTCAAGACAAACGCGAGCGTCGCTAACCCCGAGGCCCTGGAGTGGTTTCGCGCGTGGGCCACGACGCATTAATTTGTCTCCTTGTTCGCAATGATTTTCGTGCGAGAGGCCACTTCTCCTCACCGCTTGACCTCGATGCTACCACGCCGCGAGGGCCAGTCTAGGTGACACACGGGGAAACAAACCGGAGGAAACAGCTGTACGGCTTGCATTGGCTTGTTCGGCATGCCCAAAGCGTCGGTGGGATTCGGAGTTGGAGTCGATGCCGGTGTTGGTTTTGATTTTGGTTTTGTTTTGGTTTTGGCaatggcggtggcggcggtgttggtggtggtgaagggtcTCTCATACATGCGACCCAATGCCAAAGAATATGATTGGCAGCCGGAAGCATCTGGATTTGGTCCCGTCCTCTCGGGATCTGGACAGGATAGAACGTGACGGCACCGGCCGGCCATACATCTGCGtaaggggggtggtgggtgtgtgtggtggcGTGTGAAGAGTACGTACGATGGAGAAACCGCCCACGGGTGGCCCCCGTCCATATCCCATCCGAGATCTTCCATCACCCAGTCCCCACCCCCATGCGCGCCACTCGGAACGGACCGGCTGACCCGGGAGCTGCAGACCCAGCAGGCTGGGTGTGACATGTGGTtggtggaggaagaggtggacgaggagacgGTCTACCAtaggaaggaggggggtgaagGCGTGGACTTAGAGAACTGCATGGTCCCCTATTTCAACTGCATCTCTTCTCTGTTGCGGCGGGACTGTCCTTGGGGCTTCTGCAGCGTGCATGCGCTTATGATCTGGGTCTTCTGTTTTTGCTTGTACGGACAGATCTGAATGGCGGGAACTAGACTGAtcagggaaggggggaggaatTTCATTACGAATTTGAACTTGAGGGCTATACAAAACGAAAAACGAGAATAGACATGGATTTCACGATTCGGGTTGTTTTCGCTCATGGGAAAAGTTTGGGGCCAAGACTTCGAGCGACCGACTTCATCACCAATCGAAAGCGGCTTAGAGGGAGAAAACCATCATCACCTTGCTTACCCAGCAAGAGAGACAGCAAGAACCTATGTTGCAAGTAGAGAGAACCCCCAAAATTGAAGTGATACAAAAAAATCATACTGAATAACGGCCGTGATCGTTTCAGGATCAGGCTCATGCTGTCTGATAACCATACCCAATAACTCCTATTATGCATTCGTCCACACCACACCGCAGGCGGGTGAACGTCCTATTAACCGACCTTTTTGCTCCTTTTTGTCTTGCTCGTCCCATGCTGTCCGCTTtattttttctttctcttccacACCTCCCATGCGTGTATAACCCAGAAAAACATTACCCAGTATCCAGAATCCAGTGTCATGCAAATAAGAACAACCAGAGAGCACCGGTCACGCAGCACCCAAATTGGGGCCGTTCAGTTGACGCTTGCCATACGCTTGGCCATGCTGCAAAGATGAGTTAGTCAAGTGTATCATGCGTGTGGGTGGATTGGCGTCACTTACAAGTCATAGAAAGCAAATTGACTGGGCTGGCTACCAAACTGGTAGACAAACCTCGAGGCGAGGTAGCTGCCGAAGATGGCGCGCAGGTACGAATCGGGGACGCGTTGGATGATAGTGTCGAGCCCAATCTTCTCCAGAAGAGAGTTGGGGAGGGCGTCCTGGAGGACCGAACGACGAATCTTCTCGTTCTTCCAGAGGTCGGAGTGCTGGAGCTCCTCATCCAGAGTAGTAATGGCGTTGGAGAGGTTGTCCGAGAGAACACTGCGGGGGAGACCGGTCTGCTCGTGCTCGCGCCAGATGGCCTCGAACTCGAGGCGAGCGTTCTCCTGGATCTTCGCCTGGACAGACTTGACGTAGTCTTGGTAGAATTGAGGAGCCTGGCCCTTGGAGTCGTGGCACATGTGCTTGACAAAGTTCTCGTCGTCAAACGAGAGCGAGGCAAGGACCTCCAGGGACGAAGACGTCACACCGCCCTTGTTGGCGCTGGCATCCTTGTACAGGATAcagccggcggcctcgaggcggagcTTCGCATCCTGGGTAATGAAGAGGTTGGCTCCCTCAACCAAGTAAGGAATGGTCGacttgccgtccttgatgATCTTGTTAACCGAAATCAGATCAATCGACTCGGGGCGACCACCACAAGGAACGAAGCAGTCGGTCAGACCAGTATCGCGCAGGTGGTAAGTGTTGCGGAACGACGTGCCGTTGGAGACGAACTCGCCGGTGGGCAgggtgatgttgttgtcgtcgaccAGCACACGGTAACCGTCCTTGGACAACTTGGACATGTCAAAATTGACAATCATGGAGCGAGACTTGgcaaggcggaggagctcctccttgtcgaggccgttAGGGTCAACGAGGACGCCGGATCCATCAACAATGGAAGTGTACTTCTCGTTGCTGAGCAGGATCTCGTTGCtgcccaggtcgccgtcggggccACCGGTCTGCATCTTCTTGACGGTGGAGGGATCAAGGTTGAGCTTTCTGTAGATGCCCTTGACGTACTCACGAACAGACAGAGTGGTCATGCCATACGTGTCGTGGGGGATACCACCCAGCTTGGGCGACTTGCCGGTGAAGAAGGACTTCCACCAGGGTGCGCCACGGGCGCGAGCGTGCTCGGTGGCCCAGTCGACAAGGTCGGCAGTGTTCTCGTCGGGACCCATGAAGATGATCTCCTCCTTACCGTACAGGTCCACAAGCGGGTTCTTGATGCCGGGAGTCTGGgcagggaggagaaggtcaagAATACTGTCAATGTACTTCTCAAAGGCTTCCTTGGCGCGGTCCTGCATCTTGGGGTCAAGCAGGATAACGCCCTTGGAGCCACCTTCGGGAATGTCCTTGTTCTTGCGCTGCTGGGTGCTGGCAAGGCCGTAGTTCTCGTCAAAGAGATTGCGGGCGTTGATGCCATACGCCTCCTTGCTGCGGGACTTGACGATGCGGATACCACCACGAGCGATGTCCTTGAATCGCAGGTGGAAACCGCGCgactcggcgccgatgacgaggaacATGCCGTAGAGGCGCTTGGGGTACTCGATCTCgggcaagaaggagggaTCCAGGCGGAAACTCAGGGCAACCTTGGTGGGGGTGAAGTAGTTGGTCTTCAGGATGGCGTTGTTGAAGACGCGGAAGGCAGTCATTACCATCTCCTCGTGCTCGTTAGACACATCTCGAGTGATGCgctccttgagcttggcATCGGACAAGACCTCGATGGCCGGCGTGGGGGCGATGAAGTGGCGATCGAAGTCGGGCCCGACGGCAAGGTGCACCGAGGCAAACGACGCGTATAAGGCACGAACCAAGCCGGGGTACGACTGGATAATCTCCAGGATGTAGTCGGGAGTGAAGGTCTCGGTCCTCAGACGACGCTTCAACTTGGACAAAAGTGCCGTATGGGCCTGGTTCTTGGCGTCCAGGATCTCGGATAGGGAGACGTACTCGGAACCGAGACGGTTCAGGAAGTGCTGGATGAAGACCCAGACGCAGTGACCGTAGACAGTCTCCTGGAGGCTGAGCTCGCCGGAGGTGAAGAGCGAGTGCAGCTTGTTCTGGGGCAGACAGTAAAGGAGGGAGATCTCCTTGGTGATCTGGTGGATCGACTGGTCCAACGAGGGGAAGTTGCCTTCGATGTTCATAGCGGGGCGAAGGTAGATACTCATGACCGTGATGCCGTTGGCGAACTGCTCCACGTACTTCCTGGAGCTGGTGACGCCATAGTAGTGGTACAGGTCACTGAGAGCCGAGAACAAGCCGCGAGCAGTGCGGGAGCGGAAGGCAATAACCAAACGCTTCTCGGGAGAGCCTTCGATGTCGAAGACCTCGATGACGGGGCCAGTTCTATTGACCGCGAGCTCGATGATCTCCTGGTAGATCTGCTTAGTGTTGCTGGTGGCCTTCTGGAGGAAACCGTTGTCGGCAATAACCTCCAAGCGGGTCTCGTTGGGGTCCGTGGTTTCAGGGCTCTGCTTGAAGAGGCACTGGTAGACGAAGTAGCAGCGCAACGTCGCCTTGGAGGTAGGCGATGCGCCCAAGACGCCAGGAGAGCGGAAGGTCTCGACGCGGAACTTAGACTTGCCCGTGTGGTCGAGATACTTGGCCTCAAGGCGCTGTTCATAGCGAGGACCGGCGACAGAGGTTTTGCCGGGCTCGCTTGTGTCGATGTAGATGGCGTGGTCATGGGCCTCCATGTCGAGGCGGATCTCCTCGCGCTTGTCCTCGCGGGCGAAGGCAGCCACCTTGGCAGCGTACAGGGAGGTGATCTGGCTGGCAATAACCTCGGGGACCTCAATCTTAAAGTAGACATCGTCAATGCCGAGCTCGTTGTAGAACCAGGCAACTTGTTCCTCAATAAGGGCGTCGGGGATCCAGCCATTGTTCTTGATAAGATCCTTGACTGCATGACGCGTGTTAGCGGCGCTCTGGAATCCCAGTTGATTTCCCAAACTCACCCTGTTCCATCTGCTCCTGCTTGCCAACGAACGTCGGCGCAATGTAGCCGACCGTTGCTGACCTCAGGACCCTGTGTCCGTTGCCAACGGCACGGGCAGCCATGGGGACGCTGAAATGTGTGGGTTGGGGAGAGGGGCCGCGGCTGCTCTCTGCTGAGTCGGCCTGGACCTGGCCCAGCATCTTGTTAcgagggggggcggcggtCGCCATGATGTCGGAGATTTCCTCGAGAGGGTCTGGCTCGGAAGAATACCTATCCATGGGAAGGTCAGTATTGATGGACAGGGCCAACATTGCGGCGGGTGGGCAGAGTGTCCACGGAACAATGAATATTATAGAGTGTGGGGAGTGACGAGTGCAGATGCAGCGTGGTGAAGGGCAGGAGATTGACGTCCAGAGCGGGCGACCAAAGGTCTAAGTAGACCGCCAGAAACGACGAAGCATCGCAGCAACAAGGGAAGTTACATGATGCTTGTGAGTCAGACTCAGACTGCTACAGCACAGGTTTTGTTCGAGCGCCCGTTGGAAGAACCGGGATCGGTAATGCCTCATGGGGTACCTGGAGCAGGCTTGCTTCTCTGGACTGCGGTTTGGGAATGGACGGGGCCGGGAAACGCAGATGGTGTatctcgcgcgcgcgcgcaagGCAGGAATCGTGAGAGCAACGGATTTGCGTTGAAGCTTCACCGCTGGACGCTCGTGCAATGGGCGGACTGATAAGGGAGGGGCAGGGGCATGCGAGGCGAAGGGGGATCAGAAATTGGGGGACATGGACTCGGACGGGCGTACCTTGCGTCTCGGCAAGCTAGTGCACTGCTGATCCGGTTCAGATACACGGGATCAGGTAGAAAGCGACGGCAGAGCTAACAATGGGCTCGGATAGCTGCTTCTTGCGGATTCGTTGGTTGGAtaggggtgggcgggaaaAGAGATAGCAAGAGAGACACGATGTCTGTTTCcggagggggaggagtgCAGATATCgtcgaaggggggggagggtgtggTGTTTTATTGTTGAGAGCGAGAGAAACGCAGATGAACACCCGATTTGGCTGGATGACAAGAGTCTCGGAAGGGTGATCCGGTAGACTTTTCGAGTTGACGTGAATGAATGTCTCGGGAGCCTATTGTTGGCAGACGAAGACGGGATGAAGGAAGGAGTAGAGGAAGGGTATGCGCTGTAGAGAGAGAAATGTATCCCAAAGTCCAGAAGTGGTCGATATATACGTCTTTTCCACTTCGTGTTCGAGAGGGAAAGCTACGACGGGGCAGAGTGAGAGAGGGGGGTTCCCTTGTAGACTGCGACTGGTGGTCAGCAGGACTGCTCGTGTTGGAATTGTGGAAGCTGTCGTGGCCGCGCGCGATCTCATCCAGCTTGTTCAGGTATGGGGGAGCAATGTACCTTGTTCGAGGGTGTGGGCGATTAGAATGCGTCAATTGACGTAAGGTGGACAATGGGGATCCCGGGCAACACAGCCATCCGACCAGCTCTGGGTCAATTCGCTGATGCTGGtacctttttttcttcggTTTTTTCTCTGTCGCTATTCAGGCCCCAGGGGGTGAAAGAatcgggggagggggggaccGGGTTTAGAGGAAATGGGAATGGAATCCGGTGGTCACTTGGTAGGTACGGATAGACTTGAGTGACTTGGAATGTCCTGGTGGGGAAAAGGACTGTCAAGTTCTAGATCCTGGCTCAGGCACGGAGAGGACGATGTTAGTGACGCTGATGTGTGCGTGATgtggcgacgccgaggggcGGGGTTTGGCGAGAGATAAGGACCCTGAACTCGGGTTGCTCTGTTGCTGCGTTCAGCTGAAAATAGCAGCAGGGCGGACGGGCAGGCAGGTTCGTAAGGCGGCGGTAGCCACGGACGGGGGGCTGTGGGACGAGGCCGGAGAGCGATGGACACCGGGCCGGTTTATTGTTGGCTGAGGCTTGTGGCTGACgagagaaaggggaagaggTGATTACGGGCGTTGTTAGAGGGACAAAAGATAAGAGATCTTAAGCCGCCCGCAGGAGTGAAGCCGGAGCAAGagggatgatgatgaggaggaggatgaggaatGATGCAGGCTGAGCTGCAGCTTtggggaagagaaaaggagatAGGGAGGGATGAGGATAAAAAGACAAAGTCGATCAGAGGCTAGAAGGACTCACGATCCAACAGGCCCGACTCTACTCTTTATACTCGAGGTATTTGACGACCTCTACTCGATGCCGATTGACCATTCGGCTTCCCACTCTTTTCTTCAATTTTCCCTTCTCTCCTTGCCGTTTGTTGCTCATGTACACACACCCCCCTCTCCAGGCAGGTGACTCGCGAGACGTGAGGAAAATACCAGGTGGAAAAACGCATGCTTCGAGCACGTCGACATGCATCCTTGCAAAACTACGGTATGGTAGTAGGTATGGAAGGTATTCCTTTCTGTGAGCTTCCTCAATTGCTGGATCACGATGATGACTTCACCCGCAGCACAAATGGCGAACTATTACCAAATAAAATGGATCTAAACCATTTAGGGAACCAATTTCACTCAAATTGGCACTGCTGATTGGGCCAGAGGCTACCTAGAGATTCGACGCGAAGGGCAGGTACGTACCGGAGTacctcgtccgtcttgtgcgcggcggccttggtgtTGGCCATTCACTGGTCGGTGACCGTCCCGGCGGCCTGGGGTCAACGGTACATTGTCAGGTACGATGGAGcacaaggcaaggcaggcggTCGGGTGTCGATTTGGCTGGCAAGATGGGGTTGAAGCTGAGGCAAGCGTGAGGCCTGGAAACTGCCACATGGGGTGCATCACATGCGCCAATGGAGGGGCACCAAGGAACCGCCGACACTGCAAAACCCTCCACAATGCCCCTCCAAACAGTACGTACCGACCACCACTCCTCCCACCGCCACACACGTTCCAGAAGAACAGGACAGAGCAAGGTATAGAGTACAGATACCGTGTACATGTCGATGTTCCATGAGCAGTACGTACCGATCAGCGGAGTACACATCTAGGtatctctctttttctcaGGTAGTCACGGCTATTCGAGGCTCTTTTCTCCACACTTTGTATCTTTGCATCCTGCCCCCTTGcatgttttttttttctctctttcggTCTGTTTCTTGCTGTATCGTATCTGGTCACAAAGTCGTCGGAGGGGCCACCCGACCATCTCGATTTGAATTAAATAAAAATTCTCGTCTCACGGTAAGCGCTGCCAGTCAATCTTGAGGCCcaggccgcctcctcgtTCTCAGCCGGCCCGGTTGCGTTTCCTGGAATCTCAAATGTCGGAAACATGGGTACTTACGGATTTGGCCATCGGACAACAACACGGTGCTTCATGCAAGCCAAAGCCGATTTCGATAGCCTTTCTGCAAGACATGGCATTTTGTTgctcaccgtcgtcgtcgtcgtcgtccagtcACCCGCTCGCAATAACTCTCGTGGATCAATCGGCTGTGCAACTTTCCTGTCAAACTGGGCCATGCTACAGGtaaaaaaaataaaaggCCCGGGCGGCCGGTGTCTCCGCACGGCCTTGGATCCCGTGAGCAACAAAGTCAGTTCATTACCTGTGTACGCTGCCCAATGTGTTCCCTGTGCGTACCCGGTTAACCGCCCTTCGTAATCAATCAATGCCCCTCCATGCCTATCCTCTGCTTGTCTCTTACCAGACGCCCCGACAATTCGGCACTTGTAGCCGTCGTCTTGCTTCTTGACGTCGAAACGACATGTACAGTCTGGATGGTGCCTTCTATTCATGTTTCTTCCTCAAGGTACAATGCAATGCAGTCGCGATCGCAACGCTCCAGACATTGTCACGGCCGGTCAGTGTTGGCGACTAAAGAGGTGACGGTACCTGGGTACCCGTTTTCGTGACGCAAGGAAGCCACTGGCTTGCGTCTCGAGTACATTGTGCTCCGTGTCCCGTCTTTCATTTTCATTTTACCTTTTGTGCTTGTGATTGCTGTCGTGATACGGGTATATACCGCCTGTTCGTGTTGCAGCCCAAAACGCCCGCTTCTCAAGCGCCGGGCCAGACAACGCCTCCTTAGGGCCCAGCGGCAAGCGAACGGTTCTTTCTCCATTATAAGTGTCGCAAATCCAAGTATCAAAAGACGCAATATCTATTGACTGTCAAGTACACGGCACACCCCCGTCTTGATGTACTCCCTCAGCAAAGACGACAAGTCCACCCCCCAACAGGATGCATAAAAACTGACAACAAGCCATGTTCATCCTGACGTTGTTTCCATTACCATACAGAGTACGTTCCCTGGCCTTCCCCCTCAAGATCAACAACACGCCGCCGTTACGAGAGGGTAATGAAAACAACCCGAGACCCCTTCCTTTCCCACAATTTACCCCAGGTTTCTGCCCACAACTCCGGCCTGCACTAGTTCCCTCCGAGGGAGGCCCCAACAACTGGACGGCATGCGTGTCCACGGTCCGGGGACCAGACCAGGAGAAAGAATGTGAAAGATCACGAGACGGCGTAATTTGGGGATGGCCCTTGCCTAGGTCAGGTTTCTCGTGACTGACCCCCTCACACTCCGCCTCCCCGAGTGGCCCGGGAGCGCGGCGGCTGaccccaccgccgccccagGCCGGGCCCGAAATCGTCGAGTTTCCATTACCCCCAGATTACTTGATCGTGCAGTAACGCATAGTTGCGATCCCcaggggggaaggaggatAGGGCGGCCACGGGACAGACCGACTTGGCCTCATTGGGCGACTCTGGAAACCTAGTTTTTGCCCAACCTCATCCATGATCCAGGGGGCATGGGTGACTCAGCTCTCTCCCAACCCGGCTTCtcaagagagagacagagagagagagacgaagcgagagaaagaaacgGTACTTTGCACAGTTGACTGTCTCTCCTAACTTTTTTGCCCATCAAAATCTGGGCAGGCCTAATACCCCCTCAccccggccgtcgaggtcccCGCGATCCCGCATCGCCATTACCAAATGGAAACGGCCATTGTAAAACACTACCGGTGTCTGACACCCCTTTCCCACCCCTTCCGTCACGCGGTCCGGCATGAACTTTTGTTTCGTCCATCAAAGTCGTTGCAGAAGGGACCACAGGAAA encodes:
- a CDS encoding Putative AMP-dependent synthetase/ligase domain, acetoacetyl-CoA synthase, AMP-binding, ANL gives rise to the protein MTVTSVTRNELWRHPDPTSTPMWAFLLRVNSKYGLELADYPGLYKWSIENVAEFWEEVWHFVGITASKPFDKVLPLNAPMYPRPDFFEGARLNFAENLLFPANVAVDPTAVATITTTELGPSVSTTWAELRDAVRRCSAGLRARGVRPNDIVAGFVSNHVQAVVAALAAASVGAIWTGISPDNGVSAVLDRLAQIGPKVLFADNGTVYNGKEWSSTDKTEDIVRALMQNGLELVVVINNVGCDLGIDGLTATNVVAEEYESFLQSSPDEPLKFEQLPPSHPLYILYSSGTTGLPKAIVHTALGTLIQHKKEHALHGSLTSSSRMLYYTTTSWMMWHWSVSALAVGATIVLYSGSPFKPHGHLSLPRLLSSLRITHFGTSAAYLTALEANAVYPVNEPGIDLSPLEAIYSTASPLPPSTFSFVYKAFPSKVNLASITGGTDIISLFGAPCPLLPVRVGEIQCAGLGMAIRAVDSLSGKPLPDPSHPGDLICTAPFPCQPLTFFGTGGDAKYKAAYFERFADVCGVKGAVWHHGDFVKIPNPATGSLLMLGRSDGVLKPAGVRFGSAEIYNILTRFFAPEVEDAVCVGRRRATDADETVCLFVVPAAGRHFDDELRAKIKSVIRRELSPRHVPGVVEEARGGIPKTGNGKKIEVAVKQILSGMDVKTNASVANPEALEWFRAWATTH
- a CDS encoding Putative glutamate/phenylalanine/leucine/valine/L-tryptophan dehydrogenase, whose translation is MATAAPPRNKMLGQVQADSAESSRGPSPQPTHFSVPMAARAVGNGHRVLRSATVGYIAPTFVGKQEQMEQVKDLIKNNGWIPDALIEEQVAWFYNELGIDDVYFKIEVPEVIASQITSLYAAKVAAFAREDKREEIRLDMEAHDHAIYIDTSEPGKTSVAGPRYEQRLEAKYLDHTGKSKFRVETFRSPGVLGASPTSKATLRCYFVYQCLFKQSPETTDPNETRLEVIADNGFLQKATSNTKQIYQEIIELAVNRTGPVIEVFDIEGSPEKRLVIAFRSRTARGLFSALSDLYHYYGVTSSRKYVEQFANGITVMSIYLRPAMNIEGNFPSLDQSIHQITKEISLLYCLPQNKLHSLFTSGELSLQETVYGHCVWVFIQHFLNRLGSEYVSLSEILDAKNQAHTALLSKLKRRLRTETFTPDYILEIIQSYPGLVRALYASFASVHLAVGPDFDRHFIAPTPAIEVLSDAKLKERITRDVSNEHEEMVMTAFRVFNNAILKTNYFTPTKVALSFRLDPSFLPEIEYPKRLYGMFLVIGAESRGFHLRFKDIARGGIRIVKSRSKEAYGINARNLFDENYGLASTQQRKNKDIPEGGSKGVILLDPKMQDRAKEAFEKYIDSILDLLLPAQTPGIKNPLVDLYGKEEIIFMGPDENTADLVDWATEHARARGAPWWKSFFTGKSPKLGGIPHDTYGMTTLSVREYVKGIYRKLNLDPSTVKKMQTGGPDGDLGSNEILLSNEKYTSIVDGSGVLVDPNGLDKEELLRLAKSRSMIVNFDMSKLSKDGYRVLVDDNNITLPTGEFVSNGTSFRNTYHLRDTGLTDCFVPCGGRPESIDLISVNKIIKDGKSTIPYLVEGANLFITQDAKLRLEAAGCILYKDASANKGGVTSSSLEVLASLSFDDENFVKHMCHDSKGQAPQFYQDYVKSVQAKIQENARLEFEAIWREHEQTGLPRSVLSDNLSNAITTLDEELQHSDLWKNEKIRRSVLQDALPNSLLEKIGLDTIIQRVPDSYLRAIFGSYLASRFVYQFGSQPSQFAFYDFMAKRMASVN